The following are from one region of the Macrobrachium nipponense isolate FS-2020 chromosome 21, ASM1510439v2, whole genome shotgun sequence genome:
- the LOC135198035 gene encoding fatty acid-binding protein 2, liver-like has protein sequence MSLNGTFVLESNENYSEWLSAIGIPADNAARMAAAKPTLEVSQSGDNVTIKTIAGDKTFTNTIALGKDSKATLPGGVEYSVNMTLSGSSLKGTYSFMGKSGEASVEISGSSLVQKMTCGGVTAKRTYKRQ, from the exons ATGTCTCTTAACGGAACCTTCGTTTTAGAGTCCAACGAGAACTATTCCGAATGGCTTTCTGCTATTG GCATTCCAGCTGACAATGCTGCCCGGATGGCAGCTGCCAAGCCAACTCTGGAAGTCAGCCAAAGCGGCGACAACGTTACCATCAAGACCATTGCTGGAGATAAGACCTTTACCAACACCATTGCCCTTGGCAAAGACTCCAAGGCCACCCTGCCTGGAGGAGTAGAATACTCT GTGAATATGACGCTTAGCGGAAGCAGCCTCAAGGGAACTTACTCTTTCATGGGAAAATCTGGAGAAGCCAGCGTTGAGATCAGCGGTTCTTCTCTTGTGCAG AAAATGACCTGCGGAGGAGTAACAGCAAAGAGGACATACAAACGACAGTAG